In the Diachasmimorpha longicaudata isolate KC_UGA_2023 chromosome 1, iyDiaLong2, whole genome shotgun sequence genome, one interval contains:
- the LOC135163995 gene encoding pyridoxal-dependent decarboxylase domain-containing protein 1, translating into MSTATMAEDAEPNDNFRMNADDKSLDEVNSHVPVPNENDVGIVGFEAREVISRLEDAVERAADGGGMTWGSHLGFLTQSKSPETVLQLIQDLVIHEDAPQSLEGDPQDPPPAQLTNLPPLTEAAKLSLVTHSVSAYAVALPRAHAQRLAARLAADTTRWLSHIFRFVDCASSFHEDHLEGLVRVTRLALHRKYPRYMEDGFTALSAAPPLIYSSVAAPLGVVQHLCRQLSLPLHCVRPIPQTTMFGSRQVMDVAALERRLAEDSQSNNVTPLLVLGEVGSAITGHCDNVSRLREICDKFNVWLHLRGHSLAALAFNTSPKDLPSKLADSITLPLGVWLGIPSLPVVTLYRLTDTKGGKPTSRDTTLSLVSGLMVESLSRRLPTLPLWAALQVLGREGIQNRFKKCFQVIEDLYNRIKKLENIKFLSQIPGGTEGSQENGRWTINDLTTNPVNSPQLFEVISSALVFQYVPTTPPTPPENSEYHSLPERIPPYYDKLNSWLGQILQRDIENVPIELCEIEQYGVAIRICCLENIGPAPSSEDMNNVIACLEQQIEILNATVEHKETFVRLVTQNDSLHLVEMPGWAGLGGVRYAPPTWIQIMTEQTKEELNRLNMQLVEALRSTDAAFSLGEGADGLACVRFGMVTQDTDVAELLSLVLQVGQEVEASSKLLDTMSEVVKRGIEAAQTDLERENAEKLWQEGILRHVPVVGTFVNWWSPPSKEAGVRGRSLNLQAGVVESTENIYKYHMQLQPNSTSNNSGARTPPQPLIQTPVGAGSQSHSRSSSHSSLQSGKGVPLVNNSNLPQTVVKEEVPEVSS; encoded by the exons ATGTCAACTGCCACGATGGCCGAGGATGCTGAGCCAAACGACAATTTCAGGATGAATGCCGACGACAAGAGTCTAGACGAG GTGAATAGTCACGTTCCAGTGCCAAATGAGAATGACGTTGGTATCGTTGGATTTGAAGCCAGAGAAGTTATATCGAGGCTTGAGGATGCTGTGGAAAGGGCTGCTGATGGTGGTGGTATGACCTGGGGCAGTCATCTCGGATTTTTGACGCAATCAAAGAGTCCTGAGACTGTTCTGCAGCTCATTCAG GACCTAGTGATTCACGAAGATGCACCCCAGAGTTTGGAAGGCGACCCCCAGGATCCTCCACCAGCTCAACTCACGAATTTGCCGCCCCTGACGGAAGCAGCAAAGCTGTCTCTCGTCacacattcggtttcagcgtaTGCCGTTGCCCTTCCCAGAGCCCATGCACAAAGACTAGCTGCACGATTAGCCGCAGACACCACGAGGTGGTTGAGCCACATATTTAGGTTCGTCGACTGCGCATCGTCCTTCCACGAGGATCATCTTGAGGGACTTGTTAGAGTTACGAGATTGGCATTGCACAGAAAATATCCGAGGTACATGGAGGATGGGTTTACAGCTTTATCTGCTGCTCCACCTCTTATATACAGCTCTGTTGCTGCACCGCTGGGAGTTGTGCAACATTTATGCAGACAG ctatctctgcctctccattGCGTCCGGCCCATCCCTCAAACTACGATGTTCGGGTCTCGTCAAGTGATGGACGTGGCAGCCCTAGAAAGAAGGCTTGCCGAAGACAGTCAATCAAACAACGTGACCCCCCTCCTGGTCCTGGGTGAAGTTGGTTCAGCGATAACAGGGCACTGCGATAACGTAAGTCGTCTCCGTGAAATATGTGACAAATTCAATGTATGGTTGCATCTCCGAGGACATTCCCTCGCAGCTCTGGCTTTCAACACTTCTCCCAAAGATCTCCCCTCAAAACTCGCTGACAGTATAACACTTCCCTTGGGAGTATGGCTGGGCATTCCCTCCCTCCCAGTGGTCACTCTCTACAGACTTACCGACACCAAAGGTGGAAAGCCCACCTCTCGAGACACCACCCTATCGCTAGTATCCGGTCTGATGGTGGAATCCCTCTCTAGAAGGCTCCCAACTCTGCCTCTCTGGGCAGCCCTTCAAGTTCTGGGGCGCGAGGGCATTCAAAACCGCTTCAAGAAGTGCTTCCAGGTCATCGAAGATCTCTACAATCGAATTAAAAAGTTGGAAAACATCAAATTCCTGAGTCAAATACCTGGTGGCACTGAGGGAAGCCAGGAGAATGGTAGATGGACAATTAACGACTTGACGACTAATCCTGTGAACAGCCCGCAGTTGTTCGAGGTAATCTCGAGCGCTCTGGTATTCCAATACGTTCCCACGACGCCACCCACCCCTCCAGAGAATAGTGAATACCACTCATTGCCAGAGAGAATTCCTCCCTATTACGACAAATTAAATTCGTGGCTCGGTCAGATTCTCCAACGAGACATCGAGAACGTGCCAATAGAACTGTGTGAGATCGAGCAGTATGGGGTGGCTATAAGGATATGCTGCCTCGAGAACATTGGCCCTGCGCCAAGTTCAGAGGACATGAATAATGTTATTGCATGTCTCGAGCAGCAGATAGAGATACTGAATGCCACTGTTGAGCATAAGGAGACTTTTGTGAGACTTGTCACACAGAATGACTCACTTCACCTTGTTGAGATGCCAGGGTGGGCTGGTTTGGGTGGAGTTCGTTATGCCCCTCCCACGTGGATTCAGATAATGACTGAACAGACTAAAGAGGAGTTGAACAGATTGAATATGCAACTTGTGGAGGCATTGAGGAGCACTGATGCTGCTTTTTCATTGGGTGAAGGCGCTGATGGTCTAGCCTGTGTCAGATTCGGAATGGTCACTCAGGACACTGATGTCGCTGAGCTACTTTCCCTTGTCCTTCAAGTCGGTCAGGAAGTCGAGGCTAGTTCAAAGCTGCTCGACACTATGTCAGAGGTAGTTAAAAGGGGGATTGAAGCTGCACAAACTGATCTTGAACGGGAGAACGCTGAGAAACTCTGGCAGGAGGGAATTCTGAGGCACGTGCCAGTCGTTGGGACCTTTGTCAACTGGTGGAGTCCACCTTCTAAAGAAGCTGGGGTTCGTGGTAGGAGTTTAAATCTTCAAGCTGGAGTCGTTGAATCTACCGAGAATATCTACAAGTACCACATGCAACTACAACCAAATTCAACGAGCAATAATTCGGGCGCTAGAACACCGCCACAGCCACTTATTCAGACACCGGTGGGGGCGGGCAGCCAAAGCCACAGCAGGTCCTCGAGCCACTCGAGTCTGCAGAGTGGTAAGGGAGTACCACTtgttaataattcaaatttaccACAGACTGTTGTCAAAGAGGAAGTGCCCGAGGTATCCTCGTAG